Proteins encoded in a region of the Tubulanus polymorphus chromosome 10, tnTubPoly1.2, whole genome shotgun sequence genome:
- the LOC141911807 gene encoding cilia- and flagella-associated protein 221-like, giving the protein MAAVKPVQPISAGFGSGNAGPLTNSFKIPMMKGEDEREDELLVLSSRSQKQTASTGRRSFDITTMQLIAPRKHGPELVPNHLLETKIYSKVAQNSVVQARPSVLHFEVGRTNNLELRLANVSTEVQRYHIIPPQTKYFNIKYTKNERLVPGLTLDCIVEFNPDEWRYYYDCIRIHCQGDDNLVIPIHAYPTMNMADFPRQLDFNSIPVGQSATRTVQLRSDNAPIEFEYQISILQPHPAFTVEPMAGTIRPYEAVDINVTFSPSEFSTSVMKMQVTTSQFNSKPMVCVVSGNSTPGLLKEISMQSYPELNETVLDPVNVSPIGRSRTKRKIKPSSQEASGFTKVMEKSGISFPVDLNTPYAVACVLNQEPGKLRAKDMREAIHTKRGSTASTRQMKEAMFEHAVRQDVYEERQNQLRWQVKVGDEGMTTNERTDVLETRKQAWSDYKYNRGDPLVDVELERVKTESSYRKTMRDASELAKEDTKFDMYSNDSWAVRYYALNRFAQVARKIVLRQRIDYKLSLLKPLVDECKNSKNPYVSPSRILQEKEDAEKGDEIDTVLSAEKVKSVTFPTYVPPNVKDDMAPDALDKIPVDPTIVDVKKKVPYFNLKVPQQYKLHGYHAFDVHEVASGYVPPNLAKPLRTGAEDEVINLPATMPSLLPVEFADETIEGDLRLEDLEGGAEEESLTALKPPESLFKSIKYPPLHIFNPEPGLQVYQPPLPYAETDPDYHLCPIPRYTCQNKDSPHSSTQKQFLDKDDVVKGLMTWKKFPSQGLTSLANTPTLTNVWMARWSNPFSSELLPDTVPALFDGLPEHDKTNIIEDDEDTEGKVMLTPQMVNAQFSLVDIDAETSTEKPKEDMFPFGNKMPATNIPVSATGPVPREKREQELDFFLNKKYDRLGQKIKSRIKHMSGLTVNKDLLLK; this is encoded by the exons atggcggccgtGAAACCCGTACAACCGATATCGGCCGGGTTCGGCAGCGGTAACGCGGGTCCGCTAACGAACAGTTTCAAAATACCGATGATGAAAGGCGAAGATGAGAGGGAGGATGAATTGTTGGTTTTGAGTTCGCGATCTCAGAAACAAACGGCGTCGACGGGCAGACGTAGTTTTGATATAACGACTATGCAGCTGATAGCTCCGCGAAAACACGGGCCGGAACTCGTACCAAATCATCTGTTAGAAACAA aaatatattcgaaagtCGCTCAGAACTCGGTGGTACAAGCGCGACCTTCCGTTTTACACTTCGAGGTCGGACGAACGAACAATTTAGAATTACGCCTAGCGAACGTTTCTACGGAAGTTCAACGATATCACATAATTCCACCGCAAactaaatatttcaacatcaaATACACGAAAAAT GAAAGATTAGTGCCGGGTTTAACTCTAGACTGCATCGTCGAGTTCAATCCCGATGAATGGAGGTATTACTACGATTGTATTCGTATTCATTGTCAG GGAGATGACAACCTCGTGATTCCTATTCACGCTTATCCCACGATGAACATGGCCGATTTTCCGCGACAGttagattttaattctattcCAGTTGGTCAGAG TGCGACTCGTACGGTTCAGCTACGTTCAGACAATGCTCCCATTGAGtttgaatatcaaatatcgatattacagCCTCATCCTGCATTTACTGTCGAACCAATGGCTG GTACGATTCGACCGTACGAAGCAGTCGATATAAACGTTACTTTTTCGCCTTCCGAATTTTCAACTTCCGTCATGAAAATGCAAGTGACAACTTCACAGTTTAATTCTAAACCGATGGTCTGCGTAGTCAGCGGTAACAGTACTCCTGGATTACTCAA GGAAATATCGATGCAGTCGTATCCGGAACTGAACGAAACGGTTTTAGATCCGGTCAATGTGTCTCCAATCGGTCGTTCGAGAACaaagagaaaaataaaaccTTCCTCGCAAGAAGCTTCCGGATTTACAAAG GTGATGGAAAAGTCGGGGATTTCGTTTCCGGTAGATTTGAACACACCGTACGCGGTGGCGTGCGTGCTGAATCAGGAACCGGGGAAATTACGAGCTAAAGATATGAGAGAAGCAATTCACACGAAACGTGGGTCGACGGCATCCACGAGACAAATGAAG GAAGCGATGTTTGAACACGCGGTTCGTCAAGACGTCTACGAAGAGCGTCAGAATCAGCTGCGCTGGCAGGTCAAGGTCGGCGACGAGGGAATGACGACGAACGAGCGAACAGACGTGTTAGAAACGAGAAAACAGGCGTGGAGCGATTACAAG TATAATCGGGGCGATCCTCTCGTTGATGTTGAACTCGAAAGAGTGAAAACTGAATCGAGTTACCGCAAAACGATGAGGGATGCGAGCGAG tTGGCGAAAGAAGACACAAAGTTTGATATGTATAGTAACGACTCGTGGGCGGTGAGATACTACGCGTTGAACCGGTTCGCACAGGTCGCCCGCAAAATCGTGCTTCGTCAGAGAATCGACTACAAACTGTCGTTATTGAAACCACTCGTCGATGAGTGTAAAAACAGTAAAAATCCATACGTTTCACCGA GTCGAATTTTACAAGAAAAAGAAGACGCGGAAAAAGGAGATGAAATAGATACAGTTTTATCCGCGGAGAAAGTCAAATCGGTCACATTTCCTACCTACGTGCCTCCTAATGTTAAAGATGACATG GCACCGGACGCTTTAGATAAAATCCCCGTCGATCCGACGATCGTCGACGTGAAAAAGAAGGTTCCGTATTTCAACCTGAAAGTACCGCAACAATACAAGCTGCACGGTTACCACGCATTCGATGTACACGAAGTTGCCAGCGGTTACGTGCCACCGAATCTCGCTAAACCATTACGTACCGGAGCTGAG GATGAAGTTATCAATTTGCCGGCCACAATGCCGTCCCTATTACCGGTTGAGTTCGCCGATGAAACAATCGAGGGTGACCTACGTCTGGAAGACTTAGAGGGCGGCGCCGAGGAGGAATCACTGACTGCGTTAAAACCACCCGAATCactattcaaatcaatcaaatatccACCTTTACATATTTTT AATCCCGAGCCTGGTTTACAAGTCTACCAGCCACCTCTACCGTACGCTGAAACTGATCCCGATTATCACTTGTGTCCTATACCACGTTATACCTGTCAAAATAAAGATAGTCCTCATTCATCAacgcagaaacaattcctcGATAAGGAC GATGTTGTAAAAGGTTTAATGACGTGGAAGAAGTTTCCGTCTCAGGGTCTGACATCGTTGGCGAACACGCCGACCTTAACGAACGTGTGGATGGCTCGCTGGTCGAACCCGTTCAGTAGCGAGCTGTTACCGGACACTGTTCCTGCTCTGTTTGACGGGTTACCAGAACACGATAAAACAAACATCATCGAAGATGACGA AGATACTGAGGGTAAGGTGATGTTAACGCCGCAAATGGTAAACGCACAATTTTCATTGGTCGACATTGACGCCGAAACTTCTACGGAAAAACCCAAAGA GGATATGTTTCCATTTGGAAATAAGATGCCGGCTACGAATATCCCGGTATCGGCGACCGGCCCGGTTCCCAG AGAAAAACGCGAACAAGAATTGGACTTTTTCCTGAACAAGAAATACGATCGACTCGgtcagaaaataaaatcgcGGATTAAACACATGTCAGGACTGACAGTGAACAAGGACCttttactgaaataa
- the LOC141911646 gene encoding adenylate cyclase type 3-like, giving the protein MIANSPRTPSSLGSGPKVNRVQSQSSARFQWLQFGRRRIFPDEDDELSYRRYFAQEKRTSAIGCFVKFSILYSLAVLIRVCLNFNGHTSEAVLLVFSVLWLSCAVTLSVLLSLDLCGQFVLEKLPYLIWTNLALQILLYVGILEPYTVLYGQLEWVLALMFLTFVALPLALRWCLFLNLILALIYTIIGLVKYLTDSRTRHREDAANQIAANFLLMTSVNLAGVTLYYMFDQRHRAVFSQTEKSLQVKHQIEDESKLQERLLLSVLPKHVADQVLTDIDKQADDTQFRRIYMGRHENVSILFADIVGFTALSSSCSAKDLIKILNDLFARFDKLSQKYNQLRIKILGDCYYCISGAPYPRSDHAVLAIHMGLSMVEVIGIVRMKTQSGVNMRVGIHTGAVLAGVLGLKQWQYDVLGKEVSLANRMESGGVPGRVHISQTTASFLNGEFILESGDGETRDERIKLAGIKTFLIKEIVKPYPQGTLNEVDMMAVLPPQSPTGSIAEEPRDVAETGKIDTFDTGLYLTVTDREIHTKLKRNVRQVTLAFRDKTLESQYASAHARQIPQSVLEPSGWYYIHIIHGYYSYSVPDFYLFQLPEVNSARIIEMNNLPRLVALLLVSAASGATEFVKLASSDVKVTANEHVTYFASLLMTSQLGTTLLIQTCYMSRVILTTALVRRKLFVRKREIAERNDQVTSIRQKNQQLVDNILPPQVARDFLGTNRSDEELYCQQYDEVGVVFAACANFNDFYTEDSINNNGLECLRFLNEIISDYDELLNEPRFHAVTKIKTIGSTYMAASGMTKTQHLQERVSWSHLSDLVDFTFAMRDSLDKINSQSFNNFVLRIGISHGPVIAGVIGARKPHYDIWGNTVNVASRMESTGISGRIQVVEATMKILIKFGYAFEKRGLVNVKGKGQLMTYYVNGKISTTTSSEKYGVLPNQVQQT; this is encoded by the exons ATGATAGCGAATAGCCCTCGAACTCCGTCCAGTCTAGGTAGCGGGCCCAAAGTTAACAGAGTCCAGTCGCAATCGTCTGCGAGATTTCAGTGGTTACAATTCGGTCGCAGACGGATATTTCCGGACGAAGACGATGAGCTTTCCTATCGAAGATATTTCGCGCAAGAGAAACGAACTTCGGCAATCGGGTGTTTCGTCAAGTTTTCGATACTCTACAGTTTGGCGGTTTTGATACGCGTCTGTCTGAATTTCAACGGTCACACGTCGGAAGCTGTTCTGTTAGTTTTCTCAGTTTTGTGGCTATCCTGCGCAGTTACTTTATCCGTTCTGCTATCGTTGGATCTGTGCGGGCAGTTCGTACTAGAAAAACTTCCCTATCTCATCTGGACGAATTTAGCCCTGCAGATTTTGCTGTACGTCGGGATACTGGAACCCTACACGGTTCTGTACGGTCAACTAGAATGGGTTTTAGCATTAATGTTTTTGACATTCGTAGCCCTGCCCTTGGCGTTGAGGTGGTGCCTATTTCTAAACCTGATTCTAGCGTTGATCTACACGATTATAGGTTTAGTCAAATATCTGACGGATAGTCGAACCCGACACCGCGAGGACGCCGCTAACCAG aTCGCGGCGAACTTTTTGCTGATGACGTCGGTAAATCTAGCCGGGGTAACACTTTACTATATGTTTGATCAGAGACACAGAGCCGTGTTCTCCCAGACTGAAAAATCGTTGCAAGTTAAACATCAGATTGAAGACGAAAGCAAACTACAG GAACGTCTGCTATTGTCGGTTCTTCCTAAACACGTGGCTGATCAGGTTCTAACTGATATAGATAAACAGGCAGATGATACACAATTCAGACGGATTTATATGGGTCGACATGAGAACGTCAG tattCTGTTCGCTGATATTGTCGGTTTCACGGCTTTGTCGTCGTCCTGTTCAGCGAAAGACCTCATCAAAATACTCAACGATCTGTTCGCTCGCTTCGACAAATTATCACAG AAATACAACCAGTTACGCATCAAGATTTTAGGGGACTGTTATTATTGTATAAGTGGCGCCCCCTATCCCAGATCCGACCACGCCGTGTTAGCTATTCACATGGGCCTCAGCATGGTCGAGGTTATCGG aatAGTTCGAATGAAGACTCAGTCTGGAGTGAACATGAGAGTTGGTATCCACACGGGAGCTGTTCTCGCTGGAGTGCTGGGTCTGAAACAGTGGCAGTACGATGTGTTGGGTAAAGAGGTGTCACTGGCAAACAGAATGGAAAGCGGGGGCGTTCCAGG TCGTGTGCACATTTCACAGACGACGGCGTCGTTTCTGAATGGTGAATTCATTCTCGAATCGGGCGACGGTGAAACGAGAGACGAACGAATTAAACTCGCCGGAATTAAAACATTCCTCATTAAAGAAATCGTTAAACCA TATCCGCAAGGAACGTTGAACGAGGTTGACATGATGGCCGTGTTACCCCCACAATCTCCGACAGGGTCTATCGCA GAGGAACCACGTGATGTCGCCGAAACAGGGAAAATAGACACTTTCGATACGGGACTTTACTTGACCGTTACAGATAGGGAAATTCACAC GAAATTGAAGCGTAACGTCCGCCAGGTGACGCTAGCGTTCCGTGATAAAACTCTCGAGAGTCAATACGCCAGTGCGCACGCGCGACAAATACCGCAGTCGGTATTG gAACCCAGTGGCTGGTATTATATTCACATTATCCACGGTTATTACAGTTACTCTGTTCCTGATTTCTATCTCTTCCAACTTCCCGAAG TCAATTCAGCTCGTATCATAGAAATGAATAATCTGCCGCGTTTAGTCGCCCTGCTGCTCGTCTCGGCGGCATCGGGAGCTACAGAGTTCGTGAAATTG GCTTCGAGCGATGTCAAGGTCACCGCGAACGAACACGTGACGTATTTCGCTAGTCTACTAATGACGTCACAACTGGGAACGACTTTGCTCATTCAGACGTGTTACATGTCACGTGTTATATTGACG ACGGCGTTGGTGCGGCGGAAGTTGTTCGTCAGAAAACGCGAAATCGCCGAACGAAACGACCAGGTGACGTCGATTCGACAGAAAAATCAACAACTCGTCGACAATATTCTACCGCCTCAAGTGGCTCGTGATTTCCTGGGAACAAATCGTTCAGATGAG GAGTTATACTGTCAGCAGTATGATGAGGTCGGTGTCGTTTTCGCCGCCTGcgcgaatttcaatgatttctaCACCGAAGATTCTATAAATAATAACGGTCTGGAATGTCTCCGTTTCTTGAACGAGATCATATCCGACTACGACGAG CTTTTAAATGAACCACGATTTCACGCGGTCACAAAAATCAAGACTATCGGATCGACATACATGGCGGCTAGCGGCATGACTAAAACGCAACATCTCCAAGAACGG GTGAGCTGGAGCCATCTATCGGATTTAGTTGATTTCACATTCGCGATGCGGGATTCGCTGGATAAAATAAACTCGCAGTCGTTTAACAATTTCGTACTTCGAATAG GTATAAGCCATGGTCCGGTGATCGCCGGTGTAATCGGAGCGCGTAAGCCTCACTATGATATCTGGGGTAACACGGTGAATGTAGCCAGTCGCATGGAGTCAACTGGAATCTCAGGCCGTATACAA GTTGTCGAGGCCACAATGAAAATACTGATTAAATTCGGTTACGCCTTCGAGAAACGAGGTCTGGTGAACGTGAAAGGAAAAGGCCAACTGATGACGTATTACGTTAACGGCAAAATTTCGACCACGACAAGTAGCGAAAAATATGGCGTGTTGCCAAATCAAGTACAGCAGACGTAA